From a region of the Acidobacteriota bacterium genome:
- a CDS encoding efflux RND transporter permease subunit, producing MSHGKTDQEHVQSTHNTARFCVEKRHVSWVLLLFVFAWGIYGYLNMPERKDPVIPVLQAVAVTAWPGADAEKVEQLVTRKVEEQMAQNAKVEKIESISRTNLSIVYVTLEDYVKDSAKEFDDIKLRLDGITDLPQGCQPVNFIRDFGDTAALMLTVASPKADDTEISIRAKNIEESLRRVRAEHDTDPGRRPAAVVFCFPASINSRVIRDFLERASEFLRGQPDVGSIRFVEGVGFAGVDVMTTLDDKALELAVQKFLNERVKIAEAHPDCWAPILVRDPAETKKLLQGVAGDKYSYREMDDFTDLMQKSLKTIEIVSKVDRSGTLDEQVLLQYSQERLASYGVKAGNLKDILAARNSFVPGGEINTRDKVVGITPSGEFKNEKELNDVVIGANPDGSPVYLRDVAVVTRGYDMPPRFLNHYTRRDAQGNWTQTRAITLSIQMKEGEKIGLFAEEVDAKLEELRKMLPPDLVFARTSDQPKQVEENVELFMRSLWEAIILVVVVSFIGFWEWRSAILMAIAIPITLAMTFGMMFVLGLDIQQVSIATLIIALGLLVDDPVVAGDSIKRDMGIGNPPVVAAWLGPTKLATAILYATITNIVAYLPFLMLPGSTGEFLFSLPMVLTCSLVASRVASMTFIPMLGYYLLKPKLEKPVEERRKAGFAAFYFRLGRAAIRHRWVALLLSFGVLAAGVFFASQLKTMFFPKDQSFLSYVDVWLPEDASFESTLTKTQQVEKAVGEIFAQFGKDHAENGKPREVLKSMTTFVGGGGPRFWYSVSPEMQQLNYAQIIIEVFHKEDTEELAALLQQGVPARVPGAQIDARQLETGSVVGLPIAIRLSGMEIDMLRGLAERLKALFQDVPGVDRVRDDWGAESFALDIQVNTDRANLAGITNVDVAASSAAAMSGLPVSTLREGDKQIPIVARLRDAERLTIEDMRNLYVYSSISTNHVPLRQVATVDYKLRTEKFRRRNQFRTVTVYCAPVKGVLPSEIMASAAPKLAEFEKSLPSGYFVEIGGEKESQDEGFTNLTIVLCISLIAIYMALVFQFKNAIKPFVVFAAVPYGMVGAFAALFATSTPFGFMAFLGIISLIGVIVSHIIVLFDFIEEKREEGEPLQQALLDAGIIRLRPVLITVGATVIALFPLAMHGGPLWQPLCYAQIGGLLIATPITLGLVPVLYAICVLDLKILKWEGPVEAEEHHHRRHGHAAAPPPVPEG from the coding sequence ATGTCGCACGGGAAAACCGATCAGGAGCACGTTCAGAGCACCCACAACACCGCCCGGTTCTGCGTGGAGAAACGCCACGTCTCCTGGGTGCTTCTGCTCTTCGTCTTCGCCTGGGGGATTTACGGCTACCTCAACATGCCCGAGCGGAAGGACCCCGTCATCCCCGTCCTCCAGGCGGTGGCGGTGACGGCCTGGCCGGGGGCCGACGCCGAGAAGGTGGAGCAGCTCGTCACGCGGAAGGTCGAGGAGCAGATGGCCCAGAACGCCAAGGTGGAGAAGATCGAGTCGATCTCCCGCACCAACCTCTCCATCGTCTACGTGACCCTGGAGGACTACGTCAAGGACTCCGCCAAGGAGTTCGACGACATCAAGCTGCGCCTCGACGGCATCACGGACCTGCCCCAGGGGTGCCAGCCCGTCAACTTCATCCGCGACTTCGGCGACACCGCCGCCCTGATGCTCACCGTGGCCAGCCCCAAGGCCGACGACACCGAGATTTCCATCCGCGCGAAGAACATCGAGGAGTCCCTGCGCCGCGTCCGGGCGGAGCACGACACGGACCCCGGCCGCCGGCCCGCCGCGGTGGTCTTCTGTTTCCCCGCCAGCATCAACTCGCGGGTGATCCGGGACTTCCTCGAGAGGGCCTCCGAGTTCCTGCGGGGTCAACCCGACGTCGGAAGCATCCGGTTCGTGGAAGGCGTCGGTTTCGCGGGGGTCGATGTGATGACCACCCTCGACGACAAGGCCCTCGAACTGGCCGTCCAGAAGTTCCTCAACGAACGCGTGAAGATCGCCGAGGCCCACCCCGACTGCTGGGCCCCCATCCTGGTCCGGGACCCCGCCGAGACGAAGAAGCTCCTCCAGGGCGTGGCGGGCGACAAGTACAGCTACCGCGAGATGGACGACTTCACCGACCTCATGCAGAAGTCTCTCAAGACCATCGAGATCGTCTCCAAGGTCGACCGCTCCGGCACCCTCGACGAACAGGTCCTGCTGCAGTACTCCCAGGAGCGCCTGGCATCCTACGGGGTCAAAGCCGGAAACCTCAAGGACATCCTGGCCGCCCGGAACTCCTTCGTCCCCGGCGGCGAAATCAACACCCGGGACAAGGTGGTGGGCATCACCCCCTCCGGCGAGTTCAAGAACGAAAAGGAACTGAACGACGTCGTCATCGGCGCCAACCCCGACGGCTCGCCCGTCTACCTCCGGGACGTGGCGGTGGTGACCCGCGGCTACGACATGCCGCCCCGTTTCCTCAATCATTACACCCGCCGGGACGCCCAGGGGAACTGGACCCAGACCCGCGCCATCACGCTGTCCATCCAGATGAAGGAGGGGGAGAAGATCGGGCTCTTCGCGGAAGAGGTGGACGCCAAGCTGGAGGAACTGCGGAAGATGCTCCCCCCGGACCTGGTCTTCGCCCGGACCTCCGACCAGCCCAAGCAGGTGGAGGAGAACGTCGAGCTGTTCATGCGAAGCCTCTGGGAAGCCATCATCCTGGTGGTGGTGGTGTCCTTCATCGGCTTCTGGGAGTGGCGCTCCGCCATCCTCATGGCCATCGCCATCCCCATCACCCTGGCCATGACCTTCGGGATGATGTTCGTGCTGGGACTCGACATCCAGCAGGTGTCCATCGCCACCCTGATCATCGCCCTGGGCCTGCTGGTGGACGACCCGGTGGTGGCGGGGGACTCCATCAAACGCGACATGGGCATCGGCAACCCGCCCGTGGTGGCGGCGTGGCTGGGGCCCACGAAACTGGCCACGGCCATCCTCTACGCCACCATCACCAACATCGTGGCCTACCTGCCCTTCCTCATGCTGCCGGGGTCCACCGGGGAGTTCCTCTTCTCGCTCCCCATGGTGTTGACCTGCTCACTGGTGGCCTCCCGTGTCGCCTCCATGACCTTCATCCCGATGCTGGGCTACTACCTCCTCAAGCCCAAGCTGGAAAAACCCGTCGAGGAACGGCGGAAAGCCGGTTTCGCGGCCTTCTACTTCCGCCTGGGACGGGCCGCCATCCGCCATCGCTGGGTCGCCCTCCTCCTCTCCTTCGGCGTCCTGGCCGCCGGGGTTTTCTTCGCGTCCCAGCTCAAGACCATGTTCTTCCCCAAGGACCAGTCCTTCCTCTCCTACGTGGACGTCTGGCTGCCCGAGGACGCTTCCTTCGAGTCCACCCTCACCAAGACCCAGCAGGTGGAGAAGGCCGTCGGCGAGATCTTCGCCCAGTTCGGGAAGGACCACGCGGAAAACGGCAAGCCCCGGGAGGTGCTCAAGTCCATGACCACCTTTGTCGGGGGCGGCGGCCCCCGGTTCTGGTACTCGGTGAGCCCCGAGATGCAGCAGCTCAACTACGCCCAGATCATCATCGAGGTTTTCCACAAGGAGGACACCGAGGAGCTGGCCGCCCTGCTCCAGCAGGGGGTCCCCGCGCGGGTGCCGGGCGCCCAGATCGACGCCCGGCAGCTGGAGACCGGCTCGGTGGTGGGCCTGCCCATCGCCATCCGCCTCTCCGGGATGGAGATCGACATGCTCCGGGGCCTCGCCGAGCGGCTGAAGGCCCTCTTCCAGGACGTCCCCGGCGTGGACCGCGTCCGCGACGACTGGGGCGCCGAGAGCTTCGCGCTGGACATTCAGGTCAACACCGACCGGGCCAACCTGGCGGGGATCACCAACGTGGACGTGGCCGCCTCTTCCGCGGCCGCCATGAGCGGGCTCCCGGTCAGCACCCTGCGGGAAGGCGACAAGCAGATCCCCATCGTGGCCCGGCTCCGGGACGCCGAGCGGCTCACCATCGAGGACATGCGGAACCTCTACGTCTACTCCTCCATCTCCACCAACCACGTCCCGCTTCGCCAGGTGGCGACGGTGGACTACAAGCTCCGCACCGAGAAGTTCCGGCGCCGCAACCAGTTCCGCACCGTCACCGTCTACTGCGCCCCGGTCAAGGGGGTGCTCCCGTCGGAGATCATGGCGTCCGCCGCGCCGAAACTGGCCGAATTCGAGAAGAGCCTCCCGAGCGGGTACTTCGTGGAAATCGGGGGGGAGAAGGAGTCCCAGGACGAAGGCTTCACCAACCTGACCATCGTGCTCTGCATTTCCTTGATCGCCATTTACATGGCCCTGGTCTTCCAGTTCAAGAACGCCATCAAGCCCTTCGTGGTGTTCGCCGCCGTCCCCTACGGGATGGTGGGGGCCTTCGCGGCCCTCTTCGCCACCAGCACCCCCTTCGGTTTCATGGCCTTCCTGGGGATCATCAGCCTGATCGGCGTCATCGTGAGCCACATCATCGTGCTCTTCGACTTCATCGAGGAGAAGCGGGAGGAGGGGGAACCCCTGCAGCAGGCCCTCCTGGACGCGGGCATCATCCGGTTGCGGCCGGTGCTCATCACCGTGGGCGCCACCGTCATCGCTCTCTTCCCCCTGGCCATGCACGGCGGGCCGCTCTGGCAGCCTCTCTGCTACGCCCAGATCGGCGGGCTGCTCATCGCCACCCCCATCACGCTGGGTTTGGTGCCGGTCCTCTACGCCATCTGCGTGCTGGACCTGAAGATCCTGAAGTGGGAAGGGCCCGTGGAAGCCGAGGAGCACCACCACCGGCGCCACGGCCACGCCGCCGCGCCCCCGCCGGTGCCGGAGGGTTAG
- a CDS encoding DUF2442 domain-containing protein, protein MAMSLVVFMLKEITKKRNNGDGIHWPDLDEDISLENILIGKPSLESSRSLQLWLKRRGKPNELKQ, encoded by the coding sequence ATGGCGATGAGCCTTGTCGTGTTCATGCTGAAAGAGATAACCAAAAAGCGAAATAACGGCGACGGCATTCATTGGCCTGATTTGGATGAAGATATCAGTTTGGAGAACATTCTGATAGGAAAACCCTCTCTTGAGAGTTCCCGCTCTTTGCAGCTCTGGCTGAAAAGGCGTGGAAAACCGAATGAGCTCAAACAATGA
- a CDS encoding efflux RND transporter periplasmic adaptor subunit yields MKRVFLTAVILAAACGAACRKQEVVGSRSPVIVTVQSVGTYTATEGIRRFSASIVPQSQVSVAFKVGGYVEDILRIGGHLAQEGDFVSRGQVLARVRQSDYQVKVRQAQAQVAAAAKTIQTAKAQLDQALAAQDKARSDFRRAEALYATQSLVRPDFDAAKAQLDATTAQVAAARSQVETAEQNLSAAEAQEAEARIALGDSTLAAPVSGLVLKRNVEIGLLAAAGTPAFEMADIGTVKAVFGVPDNELPKVKLGMELALQVEVLPGEGITGKVTAISPAADPKTRVFSVEVTIANRKQQLKPGMIVSVSLSGEEPQAQTVAVIPLASVIRSKEDPGKYAVAVLDGNSDQGTVRFRTIRLGDIYGNQVAVLDGVKPGERVVVSGAQQLMDGQRVQVMK; encoded by the coding sequence ATGAAACGCGTGTTCTTGACGGCAGTGATCCTGGCGGCGGCCTGCGGTGCGGCCTGCCGGAAACAGGAAGTGGTGGGCAGCCGCTCCCCGGTGATCGTGACGGTTCAGTCGGTGGGGACGTACACCGCCACCGAGGGAATCCGCCGCTTCTCCGCCTCCATCGTCCCCCAGAGCCAGGTCAGCGTGGCCTTCAAGGTGGGCGGCTACGTGGAGGATATCCTGCGGATCGGGGGCCACCTGGCCCAGGAAGGGGACTTCGTGTCCAGGGGCCAGGTCCTGGCCCGGGTCCGGCAGTCGGACTACCAGGTGAAGGTCCGGCAGGCCCAGGCCCAGGTGGCGGCGGCCGCCAAGACCATCCAGACCGCCAAGGCCCAGCTGGACCAGGCCCTGGCCGCCCAGGACAAGGCGCGGAGCGACTTCCGGCGCGCCGAAGCTCTTTACGCCACCCAGAGCCTGGTCCGGCCCGACTTCGACGCGGCAAAGGCGCAGCTCGACGCGACGACCGCCCAGGTGGCGGCCGCCCGCTCCCAGGTGGAAACGGCGGAGCAGAACCTGTCCGCCGCCGAGGCCCAGGAAGCCGAGGCGAGGATCGCCCTCGGCGACAGCACCCTGGCCGCCCCCGTCAGCGGGCTGGTCCTCAAGCGGAACGTGGAGATCGGCCTTTTGGCGGCCGCCGGGACCCCCGCCTTCGAGATGGCCGACATCGGCACGGTGAAGGCGGTTTTCGGCGTGCCCGACAACGAACTCCCCAAGGTGAAGCTCGGGATGGAGCTGGCCCTCCAGGTGGAAGTGCTTCCGGGGGAAGGGATCACCGGCAAGGTGACCGCCATCTCCCCCGCCGCGGACCCCAAGACGAGGGTCTTCAGCGTGGAGGTCACCATCGCGAACCGCAAGCAGCAGCTCAAGCCGGGAATGATCGTGTCGGTGAGCCTCTCGGGCGAGGAGCCGCAGGCCCAGACCGTCGCCGTGATCCCGCTCGCCTCGGTGATCCGCTCCAAGGAAGACCCCGGGAAGTACGCGGTGGCCGTCCTGGACGGCAACTCCGACCAGGGAACGGTCCGGTTCCGGACCATCCGCCTGGGGGACATCTACGGGAACCAGGTGGCGGTCCTCGACGGCGTCAAGCCCGGGGAGCGGGTGGTCGTCTCCGGCGCCCAGCAACTGATGGACGGGCAAAGGGTGCAAGTGATGAAGTGA